The sequence TTAAGTTGTTACAATCACCTCCGAATCATTTATATAGTAACTACTCAAAGCGCTTAGAGAAATAGCAGGACGCGAAGTTAATAAAGAGAACGCAATGGCAAAGGATGGTTTCCTCCAGTTATCGATCAATGGTCCCAAAGGCCATGAAAAGGCCCGGACTAATATGCTCAAACAGCAAATTCGGACGTGGGATGTATTAAATGATAAGATCTTAGGTCTCTTCATTACTGTACCTCGTGAGGAATTTGTACCCGTCAAATACAAATCACTCGCCTTCGCAGACCTAGCAATTCCGTTAGGGCATGGGCAGAGTATGATGCCTCCTCGTGAAGAAGCGCGAATTCTGCAAGAACTAAAAATAACCCCGGCAGATAAAATTTTACTCTTAGGCATAGATAGCGGTTTTATGCTGACCTTGCTTACGAAACTGGGTAAACATGTATATTATTTGGATAATGACTTTGACTCGCTCGACAATGTCAAAAATAAGATTGAAAAGTATAAAATAACCAACGTCACGCCCTTAGTAGGGGGAATCTATCAGGGATGGCAAGATTATTATCCTTTTGATGTTATCCTGTGCACCGGATCACTCCCTGATATTCCTCAAGTTTTAAAGAATGCACTTAACATTCAGGGCAGACTCTTTGCTGTTATAGGCAACACTCCCGCAATGGAGGCAATGATTATCCGGCGAGTCTCGAAAACTAATTGGGATGAAACAACAATATTTGAAACAGAGCGACCCCGAATATTAGATGTAAAAGAACCTGAAACGTTCACATTTTAGAACCAAGGAAGAGTTCATAGTTTATGAAAAAAATAATTTCTTGCCTGATTACCTTGTTAGCAGTGTGGTCTCAAACATTACTCGCTGCTGACTTACTCGAGATATATTGTGAGGCAGTAAAATGCGATCCTAAATTTAATGGGGCCTATGCGGAATTACTAGCGAATAGAGAAAATCTCCCCATCAACCGTTCTGCGCTATTGCCCCGCCTTGATATTCACGGGGATGCTGAACGTCAAAGAGTAAGAATCGATGGAATTAACTTTACGAACTTCCAATCCACAGGAATCTTCATCCCCATCGCAGATACCAATACTTTTTATAATAACCATGTTTTTTATTCTTTAAAATTAACTCAACCTGTCTTTAACTACAAAAATTGGTCGAAGGTTCAGCAAGCAAAGGCCACCGTCAAGCAAGCAGAGGCTGCTTTTTGTGCCTCTGCGCAAGACTTAATGGTGAGAGTGGTTAGAGCCTATTTCGATGTAATGATTGCGGATGCTAACTTGTTTTATACAAGGGAGAATAAAAAAGCTGTGGCGGAACAGCTTAGGCAAAGCAAAGAAACTTTTAGAGTTGGCGTAATCCCTATTACCAATGTTTATGAAGCCCAGGCGCGATTCGATTTGGTTATCGCTCAAGAAGTCACGGAGCGCTATGAGCTAGCCGCGAGAATCGAGATTTTGCGCACCATCACCAATCATTTATATTGTAACTTAAAAGGTTTGAGTGGTTTCCTACCTCTAGTCACGCCTCAGCCAGCTAATATTACAGATTGGGTTTGCATATCGGAAAAACAAAATTATCAATTACTGGCTGCTCACTTTGCCACTCTGGCGGCTCAGCAAAATATTAAAATCCAAGCGGGAGATCAGTTGCCCGTAGTAAATACCTTTGGTCAATTCATCTATAGCTACGATAGTAATATCCAAGGCAGTGGTGTATTACTACGCCAACAAATTGCACAAGGTGGGGTGGAGCTAGATTGGGCTCCCATTCAAGGGGGCGGGATTATTGCTCGAACCAATCAAGCCCAATATCAATATCAGCAAGCCTGTATCGAGCAAGAAAGAATCCGCCGCTTGGTAACCTCTCAGGCTAGGAATTCTTTCTTAGGTATTTATGCCTATATTGCAAAAGTAAATGCCGATAGAGCATTGATAAGCTCCAGCCAGCTCTCTTTAAAGGCGACAATGGAAAGCTATAAAGTGGGAACACGTACCATTTTAGATGTTCTAAACCAGCAAACCCAACTTTATAATGCTCAAAAAACGTTTATTCGTGATCGCTATGAATATATTTATCAAACAGTTTTATTAAAGCAAGCATCGGGAACCTTGAGCGTAGGTGATATACAGCAAATCAATTGTTGGCTCTACAGTACGATTGATATTAAAAAATATGATGCTCTATTAGAGGGCTGTTTAATGCCTGAAACTCACTAATCGCTAAGGCGTGGCATTGTCTTCTGAATAGTTTTAGTAATGACGTTGATGTGCTTTTCGGTCGCGCCTCGATTTTCTTCAATCACCTCATAGCCCGCAGCCCCTACTCTGTTGCAATAAGTTTCGTCTGCTAATAATCTGCAAAAAATATCATAAAGCGCTTCAGCATCTTTAGCGACATGAAGCGCCTTTGAATGGGTCAACAAGTCGCTAATTGCCGTAAAATTAAATAAATGCGGGCCAGTTACAATGGGGAGCTTTAAAGCGGCAGGTTCTAATAAATTGTGTCCACCCACTGGCACCAAACTTCCGCCAACAAACGCAATATTTGCCAAGGCATAGAAGAAATAAAGTTCTCCCATGCTGTCCCCAATAAATATACTTGTTTCAGAGGTTGGCAGGTTATGGCTGCTGCGTCTTGATATAGTATGTCCTTTTTTGGAACATAAATTGGCGACCTCATCAAATCTTTCTGGATGTCTTGGTACAAGAATCAACAGGGTGTCAGGGAATTTCTGCCGAATTTGAGAAAACACATCAATAAGTTGCTCCTCTTCACCGGCATGGGTGCTCGCCGCGACCAAGATATGTTTAAAAGGAAGTTGCTGCTTAATTTCTAACCCTTTTAGAATCTGTTGCTCGGGCGGTTTGATATCAAACTTCAAGTTTCCAAGGGTCATGAGTTGATCCTTTGGGAAGCCCAGGCTTAAAAATCGATTAGCATCCTGTGTGCTTTGTGCACATAACACACTAATGTTTTTGAGTAGCGGCGAAATTAATTTTTTGATACGCATATACCCTGTGAGCGAACGAGGTGAAAGGCGGGC comes from Gammaproteobacteria bacterium and encodes:
- a CDS encoding protein-L-isoaspartate O-methyltransferase, which produces MAKDGFLQLSINGPKGHEKARTNMLKQQIRTWDVLNDKILGLFITVPREEFVPVKYKSLAFADLAIPLGHGQSMMPPREEARILQELKITPADKILLLGIDSGFMLTLLTKLGKHVYYLDNDFDSLDNVKNKIEKYKITNVTPLVGGIYQGWQDYYPFDVILCTGSLPDIPQVLKNALNIQGRLFAVIGNTPAMEAMIIRRVSKTNWDETTIFETERPRILDVKEPETFTF
- the waaA gene encoding lipid IV(A) 3-deoxy-D-manno-octulosonic acid transferase, coding for MRKLYTAGFYTVLPFILVRAFWRSRKTRNNFQRLGERLGKYSHEQISSSLWLHAVSYGEAVAAEPLIRQLKTTFANIPIIITTMTATGAIRVESTWKDDSQIKHIYMPYDLPFIIKRFLKHNNPMLGVIMETELWPNLLHIAGLNKLPLVLANARLSPRSLTGYMRIKKLISPLLKNISVLCAQSTQDANRFLSLGFPKDQLMTLGNLKFDIKPPEQQILKGLEIKQQLPFKHILVAASTHAGEEEQLIDVFSQIRQKFPDTLLILVPRHPERFDEVANLCSKKGHTISRRSSHNLPTSETSIFIGDSMGELYFFYALANIAFVGGSLVPVGGHNLLEPAALKLPIVTGPHLFNFTAISDLLTHSKALHVAKDAEALYDIFCRLLADETYCNRVGAAGYEVIEENRGATEKHINVITKTIQKTMPRLSD
- a CDS encoding TolC family outer membrane protein is translated as MKKIISCLITLLAVWSQTLLAADLLEIYCEAVKCDPKFNGAYAELLANRENLPINRSALLPRLDIHGDAERQRVRIDGINFTNFQSTGIFIPIADTNTFYNNHVFYSLKLTQPVFNYKNWSKVQQAKATVKQAEAAFCASAQDLMVRVVRAYFDVMIADANLFYTRENKKAVAEQLRQSKETFRVGVIPITNVYEAQARFDLVIAQEVTERYELAARIEILRTITNHLYCNLKGLSGFLPLVTPQPANITDWVCISEKQNYQLLAAHFATLAAQQNIKIQAGDQLPVVNTFGQFIYSYDSNIQGSGVLLRQQIAQGGVELDWAPIQGGGIIARTNQAQYQYQQACIEQERIRRLVTSQARNSFLGIYAYIAKVNADRALISSSQLSLKATMESYKVGTRTILDVLNQQTQLYNAQKTFIRDRYEYIYQTVLLKQASGTLSVGDIQQINCWLYSTIDIKKYDALLEGCLMPETH